The Candidatus Omnitrophota bacterium DNA window GAATTAAATACTTCTGGTTGCGACGGGTCTTCCTTTCTAGAGTAAATCGATCTCTACTTCCTTGGTATTTAGAAGAGTATTGTGCACCGGGCAATTGTGAATAAACCTCAAGAATACCTCTTTTTTATCTCCTAACTGAGCATCGGTGTCTACTTTAACCTTGATGTCAACAATCCTGGCCGGGCTTTCAGTGGTTAATTCACCAGTCACCATAATTTCAAGCTTTGTAAATGCTATCGCATGGCGCTCCAAATATTTATTAGCATATACTCCAATACAACCTCCCAAAGCCGAAAGCAATACTTCCAAAAAATTTGCCTGACCAAACTGAGACTCTTTACCCTTTGAAAATTGTAATTTAACTCTTACTTCCATTTTACACTCCACTCAAAGAAAGAATGACATTTAAACCAAAACCAACCAAAACAGCCACTATAAGCATAATACAAACTGATTTTAACATATCCTTAATACCTAACTCCTTAATTAATACGACAAAAGTAGCGATGCAAGGAAAGTATACTGCCAGCACTGTTGATCCGACAATCAGCTGTCTTAAACTTAAATCAAGCGGCCTAAGCATTCCTACAGCCACATCCTTTCTTAAAAAACCAATCACCAGTGCTCCGATTGCCTCTTTAGGCAATCCCCAAAGACGAGTAACTAAAGGTGAAAGAATAACTGCTAAAAAGTCAATTATCTTTAGAAAAAAAAGAACATTTACTACCAATA harbors:
- a CDS encoding OsmC family protein, encoding MEVRVKLQFSKGKESQFGQANFLEVLLSALGGCIGVYANKYLERHAIAFTKLEIMVTGELTTESPARIVDIKVKVDTDAQLGDKKEVFLRFIHNCPVHNTLLNTKEVEIDLL